The Salinibacterium sp. M195 genome includes a window with the following:
- a CDS encoding deoxyguanosinetriphosphate triphosphohydrolase, whose product MAVKGYTEADAERWFPEQHSSRRSDFARDRARVLHSSALRRLAAKTQVLSPTMGADFARNRLTHSLEVAQVGRELADSLGLDPDVVDTACLSHDLGHPPFGHNGERALNEWADDIGGFEGNAQTLRLLTRIEPKVFGPNGQSYGLNLTRASLDASTKYPWPSAQGIPDPSGRSKYGFFDDDTAAFEWLRAGAPDRQRCIEAQVMDLSDDIAYSVHDFEDAIVGDFIDVTALGARVNHDDLVKSMFEWIGGEFTHDELIAAFDRLDLLDPWIDQWDGSRAAHGRLKNLTSQLIGRFAGAAVQATREAHPRDALARFGGSLVVPKEIQAEIAVLKGIVAAFVMSTNARRPIYQQQRDVLTELADVLLWTGPSNLDSGFTADWNCAVNDHQRKRAVVDQVASLTDQSAMAWHTRLVGER is encoded by the coding sequence GTGGCGGTTAAGGGCTATACCGAGGCTGACGCTGAGCGTTGGTTCCCTGAGCAGCATTCGAGTCGTCGTAGCGATTTTGCGCGTGACCGTGCGCGGGTTCTTCACTCCAGCGCGCTTCGCCGCCTAGCCGCAAAGACTCAAGTCTTGAGCCCGACGATGGGCGCTGACTTTGCCCGCAACCGTCTTACCCACTCTCTTGAGGTCGCCCAGGTGGGTCGCGAGCTCGCCGACAGCCTCGGCCTCGACCCCGATGTTGTCGACACAGCATGTCTTTCGCACGATCTCGGGCATCCGCCGTTCGGCCACAATGGTGAGCGCGCACTCAATGAGTGGGCGGATGACATCGGTGGCTTCGAGGGCAATGCTCAGACCCTGCGTCTGCTGACGCGCATCGAGCCGAAGGTGTTTGGTCCTAACGGCCAGAGCTATGGGCTTAATCTCACACGCGCGAGCTTGGACGCGAGCACCAAGTACCCCTGGCCGAGCGCCCAAGGCATCCCTGACCCGAGCGGTCGCAGCAAGTACGGCTTCTTCGACGATGACACTGCGGCGTTCGAGTGGTTGCGTGCCGGTGCCCCTGATCGCCAGCGCTGCATTGAGGCTCAGGTCATGGATCTTTCCGATGACATCGCGTACTCGGTGCATGACTTCGAAGACGCCATTGTTGGCGACTTCATTGATGTGACGGCTCTGGGCGCCCGGGTGAACCACGATGACCTCGTGAAGTCGATGTTTGAGTGGATCGGCGGCGAGTTCACGCACGATGAGCTCATCGCAGCCTTCGACCGCCTTGATCTTCTCGATCCGTGGATTGATCAGTGGGATGGCTCGCGTGCCGCCCACGGGCGCCTCAAGAACCTCACGAGCCAGTTGATCGGCCGCTTTGCGGGAGCTGCAGTTCAGGCTACGCGCGAAGCGCACCCGAGGGATGCCCTTGCTCGCTTCGGCGGAAGCCTGGTCGTTCCCAAGGAAATTCAGGCCGAAATCGCCGTGCTCAAGGGCATTGTTGCCGCTTTTGTGATGTCGACAAACGCGCGCCGCCCGATTTATCAGCAGCAGCGTGACGTGCTTACGGAGCTCGCTGACGTTCTGCTGTGGACCGGCCCGAGCAACCTCGATTCGGGGTTCACGGCCGATTGGAATTGCGCTGTGAACGATCACCAGCGCAAGCGTGCGGTAGTAGATCAGGTGGCTAGCCTCACGGATCAGTCCGCCATGGCGTGGCATACACGACTGGTTGGCGAGAGGTAG